The following are encoded together in the Bradyrhizobium algeriense genome:
- a CDS encoding thiamine pyrophosphate-binding protein, whose product MAEAAKSRSEAAPALPTWPDEIYRVLKDAGIRQVAIVPDAGHSRLIRSFEAGPETRVVTLTTEEEGVAMLAGAWLGGERGVLLLQSSGVGNCINMLSLPVICHMPLLMIVTMRGDWGEFNPWQIPMGQGTRPSLEAMGVIVNKVDEPHLVASAVQGAAHLAFNSWKPVAVLIGQRVLGAKNFKELASK is encoded by the coding sequence ATGGCGGAAGCAGCAAAATCACGGAGCGAGGCGGCACCAGCGCTGCCGACGTGGCCGGACGAAATCTATCGCGTGCTGAAGGACGCCGGCATTCGCCAGGTGGCGATAGTGCCGGACGCCGGCCACAGCCGTCTGATCCGCTCCTTCGAGGCCGGCCCTGAAACCCGCGTCGTGACGCTGACGACGGAAGAGGAAGGCGTGGCGATGCTGGCCGGCGCATGGCTCGGCGGCGAGCGGGGCGTTCTGCTGCTGCAGTCGAGCGGCGTCGGCAACTGCATCAACATGCTGTCGCTGCCCGTCATCTGTCATATGCCGTTGTTGATGATCGTCACCATGCGCGGCGATTGGGGCGAGTTCAATCCGTGGCAGATCCCGATGGGGCAGGGGACGCGGCCCTCGCTGGAGGCCATGGGCGTGATCGTGAACAAGGTGGACGAGCCGCATCTGGTCGCTTCCGCCGTGCAGGGCGCGGCGCACCTCGCCTTCAACAGCTGGAAGCCGGTGGCGGTGCTGATCGGACAGCGCGTGCTCGGCGCCAAGAACTTCAAGGAGCTTGCCAGCAAATGA
- a CDS encoding VOC family protein, with product MTIDLTRRTLLHLAGASSLGAAAIAAAQAEGTAGGSGPTFANRTPMRIGMVTLRVRNLDLVADYYRDAIGLTVMQRSATSARLGSGGVALLDLERRESAAREARNAAGLYHTAFLMPTRKDLARWLVHAAKNKIPLSGFADHLVSESVYLDDPEGNGVEVYADRAPETWKWDGGSVAMATDQLDIDGLLALTDTRTTNYAKAPDDLRIGHMHLRVGDLEQADRFYGDAIGFDPTRKRSGAAFLSSGRYHHHLGINVWQSAGAGPRDDTATGLAWFSLEVATQQILEAQTLRLQQAGAPAAAIENGIETSDPWGTKLRLIKV from the coding sequence ATGACCATCGACCTGACCCGCCGCACGTTGCTTCACCTCGCCGGCGCCTCCTCGCTGGGCGCGGCGGCGATCGCGGCGGCGCAAGCCGAGGGGACCGCAGGCGGCAGCGGGCCGACCTTTGCCAACCGGACGCCGATGCGGATCGGCATGGTGACCTTGCGCGTGCGCAACCTCGACCTCGTCGCTGATTACTATCGCGACGCGATCGGCCTGACTGTGATGCAGCGCTCGGCCACAAGCGCGCGTCTCGGCTCGGGCGGCGTGGCGCTGCTCGACCTCGAACGGCGCGAAAGCGCGGCGCGCGAGGCACGGAACGCGGCGGGGCTCTATCACACCGCGTTCCTGATGCCGACGCGCAAGGACCTCGCGCGCTGGCTGGTGCACGCGGCGAAAAACAAGATCCCGCTGTCCGGCTTTGCCGATCACCTCGTCAGCGAATCCGTCTACCTCGACGACCCCGAAGGCAACGGCGTCGAGGTCTATGCCGATCGTGCGCCCGAAACCTGGAAATGGGATGGCGGCTCGGTCGCGATGGCAACCGACCAGCTCGACATCGACGGCCTGCTGGCGCTAACGGACACGCGCACGACCAACTATGCCAAGGCCCCCGATGACCTGCGCATCGGCCATATGCATCTGCGCGTCGGCGACCTCGAACAGGCGGACCGCTTTTACGGCGACGCCATCGGCTTCGACCCGACCCGCAAGCGGAGCGGCGCCGCGTTTCTTTCCTCAGGGCGCTATCACCATCACCTCGGGATCAACGTCTGGCAGAGCGCCGGCGCCGGCCCGCGCGACGACACAGCCACCGGGCTAGCGTGGTTTTCGCTGGAGGTCGCGACGCAGCAAATTCTTGAGGCCCAAACGCTGCGACTGCAGCAGGCGGGTGCGCCGGCTGCAGCGATTGAGAACGGCATCGAGACATCAGATCCCTGGGGCACGAAGCTGCGGCTGATCAAAGTCTGA